GCTAAGCCGCAAGCGGCTTGAGAGGGCGCGATTGATCAGCTTCGACGGCGGCGCAGCATCGCGAACATCATTGGGGCCAGCAGCGTCAGGGTCGCCGGCTCGGGGATGATTTCGGTGTAGGTCACGCGCAGCACGTCGTTGTTGCCGTCGAAGTCATTGATGATTTCGTAGGACCAGTTCAGGTCGGGGAGATTGACGGTGGCGCTGCTGGTGATTTCGTCGGCGATGAGCAGGTCGAAGGTGTCGCCGTCGGTGGGCGCGAAGCCGACGAGCAGGTTGATGACGCCGGCGGCGGCGAGGTTGGCGATGCCGGTGACGGTGACCTGGTCATACTCGGTCTGGGCGATGATGCCGTTGAGTTCGAATTCGATGGAGCCGGCGTTGAGGTTGTAGGTTCCGTCGATGGCGGTCAGGCCGGGCGAGTTGCCGGGGGCGAGCACGCCGCCGTTCTGCACGAGGTCGAAGTCGAAGTTGTCGACGGCGAGTCGGCCGCCGGTGAAATTGAAGGTGGCGTTGGAGGTGCCGACGTTGGCGCCGTGCTGGATGGTGCCGGCCTTGAGGGTTCCGCCGGAGAGATTGACGATGCCGGTGGCGGAGCCGGAGCCGGGGGCGTCGCCGAGGGTGAGTGTATTCACATCAAAGACGCCGTCGGTCAGCGTGAGCGTACCGGTGCCGGATCCGGAGCCCGAGGCATGCTGACCGAGGACCATGTTGTCGACGAAGGCGTTGATGGTTCCGTTGGTGCCGTCGAGCGTGCCGACGGCGTTGGTGCCGGTGCCGCCGACGTTGTTGTAGCCGAGGCGAAGCGTATCGATGCGGTTGCCTGCGGAGCCGAGGGCGAGCGTGCCCGAGCCGTTGAATGCGACGAGGCCGTTGCCCTTGCGTCCGCCGATGGTCAATGTGTCGGCGGCGATGGTGGTCATGGTCGTGCCCAGCGTGACCTTGCTCTGCACGCTGTCCTGACCGGAGCTGGTGTTATCACTGACCGTGATCGTCGTGGCGGTCAACGAGCTTGTCGAAGCAAGAATGAGCGTCCCCTTGGCGGCGGAACTGGTGGACGTGCCGAGATTGATGTTGGTCGCGGTGAGGTTGAAGTTGGAGCCGCCGGTCGTGTCGAGCGAGCCGGTGTTGCCGCCGGGGGAGCCGATGTTGACCGTGTCGAGGGCGGCGGCGCCGGTGACGCTCATCGCGGCGGTGCCGTTGACATTGAGCGTGGCGCTGCCGGCTCCGTTGGTGATCGAGCCGCTGACGTTGACGGTTCCGCCGTTGAGGTTGAGCGTACCGGAGGAGTTGGACGGGTTGGAGCCGGTGTCGACGCCGAGGGCGATGCTGTTGGCGTTGACGGTTCCGGCGTTCATGGTGAACGTGCCGGTGCCGCCGCCGGAGCCGGCGCTGGAGTAGCGGCCGATGACCAGCTCGTCGAGGGTCAGCACACTCGCCGCCGACGCGCCGGACATGTTGAACACGCTGCCGGTCGGCGTGGTGCCGGTGCCGGAAGCGGCGTTGTCGCCGATGAACAGGTCGGCCGCAGCGCCGGTTTTTCCGCCGAGCGTCAGCACGCCGCCGGAAGCGATGGTCACATTGCCCGTCGCCTTGTCATTGCCGACGATGAACGTATCGACGGAGACGTTGTTGGCCGCGCCGCCGAACTGGATGTTGCCGGTGGTGTTGCCGGTGTTGCCGCCGGCGATGAAGCCGAGGCGAATGGTGTTGGCGGTGAGCGTGTTCGTGCCGGCGGTCGAGAGCTTGAGCGTGCCGTTGACGGTGTCGCTGGAGGTCTCCTGCCGGCCGATGCTGACGGTGCCGACGTTGATGTCGGTCGAGTCGGCGCTGGTCAGGTCGAGCGTTCCATTGGTGGTTCCGCCAGTACCGGAATTGCGCCGGCCGATGGTGAGTGTTTCGGAGCCGGAGCCGACTTGTGCATCGCCGCCGGCGGTGACGAGTCCGGTGCGGCCGTTGTAGCCGATGTCGACGGTGTCGACCTGGAAGTCGCCGGCGACATTCATGGTTCCGCCCGACACGGTGACGTGGCTGTCGGAGTTGCCCGAGCCGTTGGCGGCTCCTCGGACGAGGTTGTTGTTGACGGTGAATGTGCCTCCGAGCATCGAGATCGAGCCCGAGGCGGTGCCCGCGCCGGTGGCGGACCAGTCGCCGAGCACCACATTGTTGACGTCGACGCTGTTGGCGGCGTTGGAGGACATCGTGAACGTGCCGGTGGAGTTGCCCGTCGATGTGCCGGTGGTCTTGACGCCGATCTTCAGATCATCGAGCACCGCCACGAGCTTCCCGGCGGACATGTCAAAGTCGCTCGCCGCGGTGAACGAGGTGTTCACGTCGCCGAAGCTGATGAGCAGGTCGGTGCGGTCGGCATTGGAGCCGAGGTTCAGCGTCCCGCCGGAGACGATGTCGACGGTGGCGGTGCCTTTGCGGCGGCCGACGTAGAACGTGTCGGCGAGAATGGTGTTGCTGGCGCCGAGGTTGAGCGTGGCGGAAGTCGTCGAGGTTTGGTTGGTATCGTTGTCGGAAAGCGTGAGGGTGGCGACGTCGATGTTGACGGTGGGCACGGCATTGAGATTGAGCTGGGCGCTCATGTTGCCGGAGGTGAAGGTGATGCGTTGGCCGATGGTAATCTGCTGCGAGCCATTGCCGATGGCGAGCACGCCGCTCTGCCCGCCGCTCGTGTCGGTGAAGCCGACAAGGGTGTTTTGACCGATGGTGTCGACGCCGACGTTGACGTCGCCGAGCACGGTGAGCGTATTGCCGTTGAGGTCGGTCGTGTGCGTGCTGCCGGTGGTGTTGACGTAGGTCAGGCCGGTGAGACTCATGGGCGAGAGGTCGAGGATGTTCGTGACCGTGCCGAGCGAGGCGGCGGACCCGCCGTTATTGAACAGCACGCTGTCGACGCCCGTCACCGGCGCCGGATCACCGGACCAGTTGCCGCCGGCGCCGTCCGCCGACCAGTTGTCGCCGGCGTTGCCGCCGTCCCATGTTTTGGTGGCGCCCGGCGCGGACACAGCCGCACCGGCGATGAGCGAACCTAAAACGATGACGAACCCGAAACGTCCGCGGCGTTGCGCGTCTCTCATGACATGCTCCTCTTGCCTGGCCTCAAAAATGAACTGATCCTCGTGCCATGAGGTTAACCCAAACGCGTCGCCCCATGCAAGAAAAAACTTCGCCGCCGGGCAATTTTTCAGCCAAAATCAGCGTTTTCTTTCGCGACGGGCCGATCCGCGCCCCGATCCGCCCTTGCGAACGCCGCCCGGCAAAACGTATGATCCAAGGTCTGTACCCCTTTCCGACTTTCAAGGAGCCCGCCTGATGAACCGCCTTCTGACTCAAATGCGTTCCCGTCATGTTCTGGCCGCGCTCGCGCTGGCCGCGCTGTCGCTGAGCGTTTACGCCGCGGCGACCGGCGGGTCGCGCAATCCGCTGGACTGGGAGATTCACGACATGAATCGCCCCATGTCCCCCGTCGTCGAGCCCGGCACGTTCAGCGAGGGATGCAAGCCGCCGAGCGATGCGGTCGTCCTCTTCGACGGCACGAACACCGACAAGTGGGACGGCAAATGGGAGATCAAGGACGGCGCCCTCGTCGTCGTGCCCAAGTCCGGCGACATGCGCACCAAAGACGCCTTCGGCGATTGCCAACTCCATATCGAATGGTCCAGCGACCCGAGCTCCAAGGGCACGAGCCAGTCGCGCTCCAACTCCGGCGTGTTCCTCATGGACACCTACGAAGTGCAGGTCCTGGACACGTATCGCAACGAGAACAAGACCTACGCCGACGGACAGGCCGGGTCGATCTATGGGCAGTACCCGCCGCTGGTGAACCCCGCCCGACCGGCTGGTGAATGGAACGCTTATGACATCATCTTCCATCGCCCGCACTTCGACGACGCCGGCAAAGTCACTCAGCCCGCCACCATGACCGTCTTCTTCAACGGCTGCCTCGTGCAGGATCACGAAGCGCTCGTCGGCCCGACCAGCCACGCCAAACGTCAACCCTACGCCAAGCACGCCGACAAACTCCCCATCCATCTCCAGGACCACCGCAACGACCCCATCCGCTATCGCAACATCTGGATCCGCCCCCTCGAATAACCGCGGATTCCCCGGCATTTTCGAGGCGGGGGGACTTCAGTCCCCCCGCTTTTTCATTGCGCCTCTCCCAGATGCGACTTCACCACCGCCGTCGTCTTCTCGTACTGCTCCGTCACCTTCCCCATCGCCCGACCCAGCTTCGCCAGCGCCGCCGGATAATCCGCGTGCACCTTCATGAGCTGGTCCGCGATGTCCTTGCCCGTCACATCGTCCACCTCGAACACCCAGTCATTGAACCCCAGGTCGTAATACATCTGCCCCTTGATCGTGTCCGTCGGCTGGCGGATGTAAAACGCCGGCGTGCCATTCGCCGCGGCGATGATCGGTGAGTGACATTCCGCGCTGATCACCGTGTGCGCCCGCCGGTACACCGACGCCGCCTCGTCCGGCAGCCAGTACACATCACGCTTCACCACCTGTTTCTTCACATCCGCCGGCAACGGATCGATCAGCAGTTCGTCCTCGATGTCGAGTTGATACGTCATCTCCGGGCAGACAAGGATTTTCATCCCCGTTTCGCGGACCCATCGAATCATCGCCTCGCGGATCTTCGCATGATCCTGTTCCTTGTACTTGTCGTTCGTCTCCTCCACCATCTTGATGTGCTCGGGCGTCCAGTT
The window above is part of the Planctomycetota bacterium genome. Proteins encoded here:
- a CDS encoding DUF1080 domain-containing protein translates to MRSRHVLAALALAALSLSVYAAATGGSRNPLDWEIHDMNRPMSPVVEPGTFSEGCKPPSDAVVLFDGTNTDKWDGKWEIKDGALVVVPKSGDMRTKDAFGDCQLHIEWSSDPSSKGTSQSRSNSGVFLMDTYEVQVLDTYRNENKTYADGQAGSIYGQYPPLVNPARPAGEWNAYDIIFHRPHFDDAGKVTQPATMTVFFNGCLVQDHEALVGPTSHAKRQPYAKHADKLPIHLQDHRNDPIRYRNIWIRPLE